The following coding sequences lie in one Candidatus Neptunochlamydia sp. REUL1 genomic window:
- a CDS encoding IS630 transposase-related protein, whose amino-acid sequence MTYSLDFRKKVLSIRSKEKLSFAQVARRFGVSVNSVFLWSKRLEPRRTKIRPAIKIDREILMEDIKKYPDAFNYERAHRLKVSTSGIRCAMKRLRISYKKNAQPSQGLRNKKTNLSRKNRRI is encoded by the coding sequence ATGACATATTCGCTAGATTTTAGAAAAAAAGTTCTATCGATCCGAAGCAAAGAAAAATTAAGCTTTGCCCAAGTAGCAAGACGCTTTGGAGTAAGTGTAAATAGTGTGTTTCTCTGGTCTAAGAGGTTAGAGCCGAGGCGCACTAAAATCAGACCTGCAATAAAGATTGATAGAGAGATCTTGATGGAGGATATCAAGAAATACCCTGATGCCTTCAACTATGAACGAGCACATCGTCTCAAAGTAAGCACTTCAGGCATTCGGTGTGCCATGAAGAGGTTAAGAATTAGCTATAAAAAAAACGCTCAACCATCCCAAGGCCTGCGAAACAAAAAGACAAATCTTTCAAGGAAAAATCGCAGAATATAA
- a CDS encoding transposase yields MNTLTYLELFAPSGDEAVGLVMPAVNTEAMLVHLEHISMKIPEGSHAVIVLDRAAWHTTKRLKRFSNISLLPLPPVSPELNPTEQVWQTLRDEHLANRCYEDYDAITMACCDAWNAFVDTPTRVRRLCSRPWAIL; encoded by the coding sequence TTGAATACGCTTACATATTTGGAGCTATTTGCCCCGTCAGGAGATGAAGCTGTAGGCCTTGTAATGCCAGCTGTAAATACAGAAGCAATGCTTGTGCATCTTGAGCACATTTCCATGAAGATTCCTGAAGGAAGTCATGCAGTTATTGTGCTGGATAGAGCTGCTTGGCATACAACAAAGCGACTTAAAAGGTTTAGCAACATAAGCCTTCTACCGCTTCCTCCGGTTTCTCCAGAGTTGAATCCAACAGAACAAGTATGGCAAACGCTTCGAGATGAACATCTAGCGAATCGCTGTTATGAAGATTATGATGCGATTACAATGGCCTGCTGCGATGCATGGAATGCATTTGTTGACACTCCAACCAGAGTGAGAAGGCTCTGCTCAAGACCGTGGGCTATTTTATGA
- a CDS encoding helix-turn-helix domain-containing protein: protein MLRGRKAAQIKGLDQYDFDKLAKTEGSPRERRRFLAFAHLQEGKAFTETAAFVRVKLRSLMRWIKRFRTEGFEGLKDKPGRGKKPLIPRENQAAFRQAVLELQEKKVGGRIKGKDILELMKTKYGVDPSLKTVYNTLKRADLVWISGRSIHPKADLEAQETFKKTSQKK from the coding sequence GTGTTGAGAGGAAGAAAGGCCGCCCAGATAAAAGGACTTGATCAGTACGATTTCGATAAGCTTGCTAAAACAGAGGGGAGTCCAAGAGAAAGGAGGAGGTTTCTGGCATTTGCCCATCTCCAAGAAGGGAAGGCGTTTACAGAAACAGCAGCCTTTGTACGGGTGAAGCTCAGGTCTTTGATGAGGTGGATCAAGAGATTTAGAACGGAAGGTTTCGAAGGGTTAAAAGATAAGCCGGGTAGAGGTAAGAAGCCATTGATACCTCGAGAAAATCAAGCTGCATTCAGGCAAGCTGTTTTAGAGCTGCAAGAGAAGAAAGTAGGTGGTCGTATCAAAGGGAAAGACATTTTGGAATTGATGAAAACAAAATATGGAGTCGACCCATCTTTGAAGACGGTATACAATACATTGAAAAGGGCTGACCTCGTCTGGATCTCGGGTCGATCAATTCACCCCAAGGCAGACTTAGAAGCCCAAGAGACTTTTAAAAAAACTTCTCAGAAAAAGTAG
- a CDS encoding DEAD/DEAH box helicase, with product MTFDNLDLHPKILEAIAAAGYSEPTEVQKAVIPVVKEGVDIRASAQTGTGKTAAFLLPAINHLVTSPSKGGKGPRVLILVPTRELAMQIETQAKKYTKYLPHVKVVSVVGGIPYHKQAPKLRRSLDILIATPGRLIDFIHQKKVEFPRLEMLILDEADRMLDMGFVKPVEDIASKTPSDRQTLMFSATMQGSVIKLSKKLLDNPKEVAIASQQMTHENIDQKVHFVDDLHHKNRILDHILGQDEVTNAIVFTSTKRHAGQLVDELRDKGYPTGALHGDMNQRQRTRTIAQLRNGSICILVATDVASRGIDIQEISHVINFDIPENAEDYVHRIGRTGRAGAKGIALTLVAGRDAHMMKQIEKYTGQQIDTEVIPGLEPDPTKISSNGPPRRSRNHRSNRTRSSRGGNKPSFSRGDKKTGSSWGDKKPNSSRGKKKTTSSWGDKRSSSPRGEKKASSSWGDKKAESSRGSKKPGSSWGNKKSQSKARPSRNENQGFKPRKTAQKKSRRQGR from the coding sequence ATGACATTCGATAATTTAGATCTTCATCCTAAGATTCTTGAAGCAATCGCTGCTGCAGGATACTCTGAACCGACAGAGGTTCAAAAAGCGGTTATCCCTGTGGTTAAGGAAGGAGTCGACATCCGAGCTTCAGCACAAACGGGAACGGGAAAAACAGCTGCCTTTTTGCTGCCCGCTATTAACCACTTAGTGACTTCCCCCTCAAAAGGTGGCAAAGGACCTCGAGTTCTGATACTCGTTCCAACACGCGAGCTTGCAATGCAGATTGAAACACAAGCTAAAAAATATACAAAGTATCTCCCCCATGTCAAAGTGGTTTCCGTTGTTGGAGGAATCCCCTATCACAAACAAGCACCAAAACTTAGACGCTCGTTAGATATTCTTATTGCAACACCTGGAAGATTGATTGACTTCATCCACCAAAAGAAAGTTGAATTCCCTCGACTCGAAATGCTCATCCTTGATGAAGCCGACCGCATGCTCGATATGGGTTTTGTAAAGCCCGTAGAGGATATCGCTTCGAAAACACCCTCTGACAGACAAACGTTAATGTTCTCTGCAACAATGCAGGGAAGTGTCATCAAATTGTCTAAAAAACTCTTAGATAATCCTAAAGAGGTTGCAATTGCTTCTCAGCAAATGACTCATGAAAACATTGATCAAAAAGTGCATTTTGTTGACGACCTACACCACAAAAATCGTATTCTTGATCATATTCTGGGTCAGGATGAAGTGACAAATGCAATCGTTTTTACATCAACAAAACGCCACGCTGGCCAGCTTGTTGATGAGCTGCGTGATAAAGGGTATCCCACAGGAGCCCTTCATGGAGATATGAACCAGAGACAACGCACACGCACCATCGCACAACTTCGAAATGGATCGATTTGTATCCTCGTTGCGACAGACGTCGCCTCTCGAGGAATTGATATCCAAGAGATCTCCCACGTTATTAACTTCGACATCCCTGAGAATGCAGAAGATTATGTCCACCGTATCGGCCGTACTGGGCGCGCTGGAGCTAAAGGAATAGCCCTGACTCTAGTTGCCGGACGCGATGCTCATATGATGAAGCAGATCGAAAAATACACTGGACAGCAGATTGATACTGAAGTGATCCCAGGTCTAGAGCCAGATCCAACAAAAATTTCTTCAAATGGCCCTCCACGAAGATCTCGCAATCATAGATCTAACCGCACGCGGTCATCTCGCGGGGGCAATAAGCCTAGTTTTTCTCGAGGTGATAAGAAGACCGGTTCATCTTGGGGAGACAAAAAGCCTAATTCATCTCGTGGTAAGAAAAAGACAACTTCTTCCTGGGGAGATAAGCGATCAAGCTCACCTCGCGGCGAAAAGAAGGCTAGTTCATCTTGGGGGGACAAAAAAGCTGAATCGTCTCGTGGTAGCAAAAAACCTGGTTCGTCCTGGGGTAACAAGAAGTCTCAAAGCAAAGCGCGTCCTTCTAGGAATGAAAACCAAGGCTTCAAACCCAGAAAAACTGCCCAGAAAAAGAGCCGTCGCCAAGGTAGATAA
- the can gene encoding carbonate dehydratase produces MRKLKELFEKNRTWSEGKKKEDPDVFKRHVDGQAPKYLWIGCSDSRIPANEMIGLEAGEVFVHRNVANIVPNTDVNCLSVLEYGVENLGIEHVIVCGHYGCGGVAAAMENAQFGLVDNWLRNIRDVYFREKETLDQIQDKEGRYKRLVELNVLTQVMNVCHTTIVQNAWAKGKALAIHGWVYDISTGLLKDLSCCITSLDQIDDAYRTLKLH; encoded by the coding sequence ATGAGAAAACTTAAAGAATTATTTGAAAAAAATCGCACGTGGTCCGAAGGGAAGAAGAAAGAGGATCCCGATGTTTTTAAAAGGCATGTGGATGGGCAAGCTCCAAAGTATCTCTGGATTGGATGCTCTGACAGCCGGATTCCTGCGAATGAAATGATTGGGCTAGAGGCTGGAGAGGTCTTTGTTCATCGTAATGTAGCTAATATCGTTCCAAACACCGACGTTAATTGCCTCTCTGTTCTAGAGTATGGCGTTGAAAATCTCGGGATTGAGCATGTCATTGTCTGCGGGCACTATGGATGTGGGGGAGTTGCTGCTGCTATGGAAAATGCTCAGTTTGGACTCGTTGATAATTGGCTTCGCAACATTCGAGACGTCTATTTCCGCGAGAAAGAGACTCTTGATCAAATCCAAGACAAAGAGGGAAGGTATAAACGCCTTGTGGAGCTAAATGTTTTGACACAGGTGATGAATGTTTGCCATACCACGATTGTTCAAAATGCCTGGGCCAAAGGGAAAGCACTTGCCATTCACGGATGGGTTTATGATATTTCTACGGGTCTTCTTAAAGACCTCAGCTGTTGCATCACCTCTCTTGATCAGATCGACGATGCCTACCGCACCCTAAAACTTCATTAG
- a CDS encoding IS630 family transposase, giving the protein MKKTLNHPKACETKRQIFQGKIAEYKRLGKPIVYIDESGFAHDMPRTHGYSKIGQRCFGTHDWGAKGRTNAIGALLGTSLLTLALFECNINTDAFSIWAEEDLLPKLPSESILVMDNASFHKSKSMQEKIHAAGHTLEYLPPYSPDLNPIEHKWAQAKSKRRKYQCGIDELFKEHCL; this is encoded by the coding sequence ATAAAAAAAACGCTCAACCATCCCAAGGCCTGCGAAACAAAAAGACAAATCTTTCAAGGAAAAATCGCAGAATATAAACGTTTGGGAAAGCCAATTGTATATATTGATGAAAGCGGGTTTGCCCATGATATGCCCCGCACCCACGGTTACTCCAAAATAGGACAGCGATGTTTTGGTACTCATGATTGGGGAGCAAAAGGAAGAACAAATGCAATAGGGGCATTACTTGGAACAAGCCTCCTTACACTTGCGTTATTCGAGTGCAATATTAATACAGATGCCTTTTCCATTTGGGCAGAGGAGGACTTGCTACCGAAACTTCCCTCTGAAAGTATTCTGGTTATGGATAATGCTTCATTCCATAAAAGCAAATCTATGCAAGAGAAGATCCACGCTGCAGGCCATACCTTGGAATATCTTCCTCCCTATTCCCCTGATCTAAACCCTATTGAACACAAGTGGGCACAGGCAAAGTCTAAGCGAAGAAAATATCAATGTGGAATAGACGAACTTTTCAAGGAGCACTGCCTATAA